One Catharus ustulatus isolate bCatUst1 chromosome 2, bCatUst1.pri.v2, whole genome shotgun sequence genomic window carries:
- the KCTD12 gene encoding LOW QUALITY PROTEIN: BTB/POZ domain-containing protein KCTD12 (The sequence of the model RefSeq protein was modified relative to this genomic sequence to represent the inferred CDS: inserted 1 base in 1 codon) — MALADSARGLPNGGGVSPAAGSGAPGSGAAAAATGGWSSFPEIVELNVGGQVYVTRRCTVVSVRDSLLWRMFSQQQPSELPRDSKGRFFLDRDGFXFRYILDYLRDLQLVLPEHFPERSRLQREAEYFQLPDLARRLAQTRVAAARPAALHRDGSVCAEEPPPPLLGYLEAEPLEGGGGAVASAPSPTASRSPSGGPLLTPSQSLDGAGGRRSGYITIGYRGSYTIGREAQADAKFRRVARITVCGKTALAKEVFGETLNESRDPDRPPERYTARYYLKFNFLEQAFDRLSEAGFRMAACSSTGTCAFAPEQGGPADDKIWTSYTEYVFCRD, encoded by the exons ATGGCCCTGGCGGACAGCGCCCGCGGGCTGCCCAACGGGGGCGGCGTGTCGCCCGCGGCAGGGAGCGGGGCGccgggcagcggggcggccgcggcggcgACGGGCGGCTGGTCGTCCTTCCCGGAGATCGTGGAGCTGAACGTGGGCGGGCAGGTGTACGTGACGCGACGCTGCACCGTGGTCTCGGTGCGCGACTCGCTGCTCTGGCGCATGTTCTCGCAGCAGCAGCCCAGCGAACTGCCCCGGGACAGCAAGGGCCGCTTCTTCCTCGACCGCGACGGCT TCTTCCGCTACATCCTGGACTACTTGCGGgacctgcagctggtgctgcccgAGCACTTTCCCGAGCGCAGCCGCCTCCAGCGGGAGGCTGAGTACTTCCAGCTGCCGGACCTGGCGCGGCGCCTGGCGCAGACCCGTGtggccgccgcccgccccgccgccctgCACCGCGACGGCTCCGTCTGCGCcgaggagccgccgccgccgctcctgGGCTACCTGGAGGCCGAGCCGCTGGaaggaggcggcggggccgtgGCGTCCGCCCCGTCGCCCACCGCCAGCCGCAGCCCGTCGGGGGGGCCGCTGCTCACGCCTTCGCAGTCGCTGgacggggcgggcgggcggcgctcGGGCTACATCACCATCGGCTACCGGGGCTCCTACACCATCGGGCGGGAGGCGCAGGCTGATGCCAAATTCCGGCGGGTTGCCCGCATCACTGTCTGCGGCAAGACGGCGCTGGCCAAAGAGGTCTTCGGGGAGACCCTGAACGAGAGCCGCGACCCCGACCGCCCTCCCGAGCGCTACACTGCCCGCTACTACCTCAAGTTCAACTTCCTCGAGCAAGCCTTCGACCGACTCTCCGAGGCCGGCTTCCGCATGGCCGCCTGCTCCTCCACCGGTACCTGCGCCTTCGCCCCCGAGCAGGGCGGTCCTGCCGATGACAAGATCTGGACCAGCTACACCGAGTATGTTTTCTGCCGGGACTGA